In Helianthus annuus cultivar XRQ/B chromosome 9, HanXRQr2.0-SUNRISE, whole genome shotgun sequence, the following are encoded in one genomic region:
- the LOC110875970 gene encoding uncharacterized protein LOC110875970, giving the protein MNVLKEGPWIIRSHPLFLSVWSPTSRLVKEDVKKIQIWVKIHDVPIAAYTEDGLSMIATAIGEPKLLDSYTTTMCTDAWGRSSYARALIDVSAENDFKEEIVIAVPELEGEGFINVKMVVEYEWNPYRCDHCKVFGHDDESCPNQPRMYPKEVPNHQKQNSGKQPRGPVKTPVVDKEGFMDVDRKKAARKAGFPVNKQKQKFEYRPIGTKPHGGVPTSGPPPTVKTHNPFDVLSDKGKNVGKTGEGQHDQQDLDDEEVIGSYNETNEFMTSGLPKAGASTSSTSFSNG; this is encoded by the coding sequence ATGAATGTTCTTAAAGAAGGACCTTGGATAATTCGTTCCCATCCTCTCTTCCTTAGTGTTTGGTCGCCTACTTCAAGACTAGTGAAGGAGGATGTCAAAAAGATACAAATTTGGGTCAAAATCCATGATGTTCCTATAGCAGCCTATACGGAGGATGGGTTGAGTATGATTGCTACGGCTATTGGAGAGCCAAAATTGTTAGATTCGTACACCACAACTATGTGTACGGATGCTTGGGGAAGGAGTAGCTATGCTAGAGCTTTGATAGACGTTTCAGCTGAGAATGATTTTAAAGAGGAAATAGTTATAGCGGTGCCTGAGCTAGAAGGTGAGGGTTTCATTAATGTGAAGATGGTCGTGGAATATGAATGGAATCCTTATAGATGTGACCATTGTAAGGTCTTTGGACATGACGATGAGTCCTGCCCGAATCAGCCTAGAATGTACCCTAAGGAAGTGCCTAATCATCAGAAACAAAATAGTGGGAAACAACCGCGTGGTCCGGTGAAGACTCCAGTTGTGGACAAAGAGGGTTTTATGGATGTGGATCGCAAGAAAGCGGCTAGGAAAGCAGGGTTTCCTGTTAATAAGCAGAAGCAGAAATTTGAATATCGGCCGATTGGAACTAAGCCTCATGGTGGGGTTCCCACCTCGGGTCCGCCACCTACGGTCAAAACGCATAATCCTTTTGATGTTTTATCGGATAAGGGTAAGAATGTGGGTAAAACTGGTGAAGGTCAACATGATCAGCAGGACTTGGATGATGAAGAGGTTATTGGAAGCTATAATGAAACGAATGAATTTATGACTTCCGGGTTaccgaaagcaggggcaagcacctcgtCCACAAGCTTCTCCAATGGATAG